gtgtacaatggagtactcttgcaaccatgatttcaactcatccatggtagcaaacaatatgcccttccgtatgatgaggcaaccgctaacatcaggcactgttgtatcacttggcccaccatcagctactgccctatgaccatggctaaggtcctcgaaatcaccaactagtggatctctccaagtcaagaccctagacaatatctctatttccctaaaattgagacgaccaatagggcgatcgtcatcagagtctttagctatctcctctacgaaggattcatcatctccagctatctccatgtcaaaacggttcatagccctagcatcaccaaagtcttcttcaccactaagatcatcttcgtcgctaagctcatcctcaatagaaaagtctccgctagcatcgtccaaaccttcttctacATCACCAATTACATAACCATCATCCTCTTCAtaactatcatgattgccctcaccatcggcaatCGGATTCTCAtcctcatctccaccgtagcctagttgtatgacaagtatttcttcttcagacaaaggaccataacctatgtgagcaggggaagatgggcatgcttcaaagttatcatttcctaagccggactccttacttactactaaatccaaagatcgtacttctgaggccaatacaactgccttgtaatcattccattcagactcgcttgtaattttgagcaaccgcttgatccgaggacccttcgacgacccaacatctatgacaccttcaaactaaacatgcacgtctccttcattccagcctaacttaacctttactcgctccactaactaggtcaaagatggtgtttcagaaaaaatcaacaactcctcacacatgtccagaaattccaaactatcatctcttgtcctaacaatatgacctccatgatgcaacctcactaatttatccatctacagccatcacacaacaagtagtgtcacatatcaatatatcatgcgagtttcaatccaataagtagaaactaaaatatatcatttcatctttttcaaccccaacaacataatcatttctagtcataaaaaattgaaatctaatgaccaacaaataactaaaatacatactaaccctaatgaccaacaaataactaaccctaatgacacctacaataaacaaagaaccctaatgaccaaaataactagaaaccaaactaacctaacatgttcagcacataaaacagttaaacaacaatgcactcaatcaacctaagccatacattttgcaaatgcaaatacacatataccaaaacaccatacacccatgattccacatgattagagacaatgcaagcacatctacgcggatagattggaggaggggagggaccattacctcgaggaagcttcagGAGATGAGATCGGGGCACCTAGGGTCGCTTTTGGGAGTTAGGGTTTCGTGGGGGCGTGGGGGGAGCCGAAGAGCAGAGCCAGCGCCGAtcttcagaatggagggaggaagaagaagggggccatGGCGCGGCTTCAAGAGCCTAGACcttggcgttgagtcgggccatgCCAAGTCTGGTGGCTCGGtgttaagtgaccccgcgccgagctattgggccacgaagcgttgttgggccgcctgggccgcgcgccagatggtgccaatagctcggcgtgtagTCCCACCGTGTCGAGGTTGGGCCTATGGTGTTGGCTGACACAGCGCCGACGTGTGGGACCCCATGCGCCatcgtgtcgccgtcgaccggggtcgtccgtgacgtggcaagacctcgacATCGTGTCAGTCGAtgccgaccctcataccttggcgtcatgttctaagacgcctaaaaatggtctattttcagcaaacgttttggtataggtctttttgtaaaaaatgttttcaaaagggaccaaaatgcaaaaatttcacgTGAATATGAGGAGGTTTATTGCTTGTGCAGTTGTGCATGGTGCGCTAGGGTCGATCGCAAGTAGTGGATCTCAATTATACATCTATGGGTTGAGGATCTATTAGGATTTGCAATCATGGGCTCCTTTCCCTACTTATGTAGTCTAGGGTAGGGTTACATATAGAGTCTTGGTCGATTTACAAGTAAGTTTTCTAGTCATTTACAAGAAAATTTAGTTAGATCTTTATAGATAGAGTTGGTTTCAATTTATATCTTGTGATGCCTTGTTTATCGGGTAGATGAGGTACCCATCCCATTAGGCCTCCCAAGTAGTCAGATTGGGCCACCCTTTCCTGATTGATGATTTCCTTTAAGTTGAGGATACCTAGGGCACATGTAGTTACAATAGCCCTTAAGCTTCCGTGCGATTCAGAGAATCGGACGGAGATCTAGTCATTGTTGAAGTATGAATGCAAGTTCTTTCTATGTCTAAGTGCACCGAGTGTCCTGGATGCTTCATGTCATCAAGTTCGAATGATTTTTCTGTAGTCACAGTTCATCGGGCTCACCTGAGTGTCCCGAATGCTTCATGTTAGAGGTTTAACTGTAGTCTTCTTTTAGTCTTCTTATCCCACTGAGTGACTCGAAGGTCACAAGTTTACCTTCATGAAGTACACCTAGTGGTCTTCTAATTTCAACTCGGTAGCCAACCTTCGATGGGTTTTCTGAGAGGTTCCTCTCTTATGTTGAGTCGGCAGTCAGCCCTCAATGAATCTACCGAATGGTCATTGTTGCCAAATTAGATCGGCTGAGTAGGGAGACTATGAGATGCCGTGAGGATAGTGGGTTGCATCGCGGGAGATCAAGAGATTCCATTGAGATTCTGGGTTGTGCCGCAGGATATCAAGAAATGTCACGGGGACCACTAAGCACCCCATGGTGGAATGACACATGACTGTGGTCGCCAATGCTAGCACcatacactactagaaatatccacttctatgatgaaaatcttaatgacTAATCTGAAACTGTCATAAAAGAACgttttttatgatgaatatttctgTTTCGTCATAGATTAGTGGTGATGATCctgcaaccctccctttctatgacaaaatcaggcatcatcacaaaaaacgtcatagaagagcgcaaggtttcatcatagatcacccGCGCTACTCAGCTGTGATGATCTCCTTTAAAACTACGACGAACatggcttcgtcattgaactaattacacatatatgacaaacaatattcgatctataacgaacggcttcatcatagatctccacatggtactttctccatccgacgtgtacctgtgagacatgcagttactcatccgtgacacttgcaattcatcataaaagtctctgctcgaTCCTTTCTCTGTCCAACGTGTACCTGCAGGACCCTTcagcatctgacctatgggacccaatggcttacgtgtcacgtgtacctataggaccattctccatctccatccaacctgtgggacccgacggcttgcgtgtcacatgtacctatgggacccgacggctcatgtgtcacgtgtacctgtgggatctttctccatctccatccaacctgtgggacctgacggcttgcatgtcacttgttgccaccggggtttaataaattcaaactaaaaaaaaccatgagacctagGAGTCAAACCCGATACCCAGATCAAGGAATAGAtcatcttcaccattgcgctagacgcttggttgtgttgacatgtctttggagtcctaatagtagtatatgttctctgtgtggacaggttgacttatatattggatatatcccttgcaagtggaaacaaatatgtgcCCATTGGACTTGATATGGTGGCGACGGTGGTGGATCCTCGGTGTGCTATGGTGGCTTAggcatccttttggaggctaggcggtggGTCTTCCTGGTGGAGCGTGCGGCATTGGTGTCCATGTTTGTCGTGTGCCGCGGCAGAGGCGACAGATCTGATCCACATGTCTCTTTTCTCGCCTTTTCCTATTTGCTTCActattttgatccttgcttgaacatgagatatacaagaaacattgtagcgTTGTAGATCTGGTTAGGTCAATGCTGATGAaaaaactaggaggtggcactggttggttttctactggtgtcttggttttctgcatatgtttAGTGTTCTTACTATAAATGcctatgtgcaactaggcctgttaattgtcaagtgcttacttgattatacctatctgtctaaGCAAACATACAGGCCCTTTGCTTCagccttaaactattttttctgtctagtgcttgcttgattctataTTTCTGTTTTGTATGCTCTAGTGCTACCAGTAAGTCCTTATGATATTTTTTGAACTTctaacatatctgaggccacatttctatgccaatgatgtctacatggctgttggatgtattaggatgcagctcatatgtttgcttttatgtgtcttctccttgttgacaaccaagttatccatttggttccaaacaagaggaaggcattgaaaccaaatcaatgctttgtgtccatcattcacatcactgaggtcaataatgtttaagctgcacatgttgctactgatgccaatgatgatcactaccacttattcactgacattctacttgtgaaaactgaggaagctcaattaactgctgatattgtaatggttacagctccattacctgctactctagtttgagttatatatatctatgtggtgctactctaaatttacataaggtcgtaccatgaaaattgttaatagttgcactttggtatgagttgtggacttcactgatggatctttgttggattatttttctcttcagtgatctcattacttaGGAAGCTCTCATCGTACTGTACACTgacgaaatggaggaggcccccaacaagaggaacgcactggccagCCTTATGGAGGATGTTGTTTTCAAGATCCTCCGCTGCCTCCTCACCTGCTCCTTGTTCTAttgcaaatgtgtctgtcgctcctggaAAGACCTCATCTCGGAccccaacaaccataagaagctgCCCCAAACTATGGTCAGCTTCTTCAATGACAGTGAGAACGACAATCAAAACTTTACTAGCGTTGTCCGTGGTGTACGCCCCTGCTCCttggaattcttgcccttcaacattgACAATGTAGCTCTCTTAGATTGCTGCAACGGTCTCATCCTATGCTAATGCCTTAGGGCTAATGGATACCGCTAAGTTATCTGCAATCCAATGACCTAGAAGTTTAAAATTTTACcgcctagcacccatgatgttggccatgctattggtgaggctcgcttggcATTCGACCCaacagcctcctcgcacttccatgtgattgaatatgtggatgtcaaCGCTGTGTGCGCATGTGTAGAGATCTACTCATCTTAAACTGCAGCATGGATATATAAGGAATCTAAATGAGGTGAGCGTACTGATGTGATATTTTATAgacaaccaagtgtgtttcttaacagttgtctgcacattatggggcactctAGGAGGTACTCTATGATAtttgctatggatatggagggaaacacatggaggaaaattgataAGCCGGATGGTCTTCaccactccatgcatcaagctcagggtcatttgtgtgtatgtactattgatggtcccaatgattccaagcttttaatctagatccttgaagactatggtactgataattggATATTGAAGCATACAGTCGCCACGCGGATcctgtttggaaggattaatattagatttggttacCTAGATATTGATGACGAGGACATAGTGATcacagttcacctagaatggaatttgattttctttgctagggaggatggaacaatcatcgcatataacatggaccgtAAAAAGTTAATGTCATCCCTGTCCGTGTCTTTTGGTATGGTAGACGTATCATTAAAAAAGAGTTCATCTGCATAccatactatcttccttatgttcccttgttcttggattcattagcaaagtagtaaataaagttgcatttgatgtatctctcttcatgcattttaaatggaccaatgttgtttgcttgtctatggacatgttaatttcctcaatgatggatattgtcattattttagctaaactagtgtgccatctttgttttgtttgtaaattgaattatttgtttggtgCACACATGTGTTACAGTGGTGTTACAACTCCCATCGCCGTTTCATCCATTAATTCAGCTGTAATacaatacttatattgatttctaatgtcatgggtacatggggtatgctgatgagggcactccaaaacACACAAAAAATGACACTTCAAAAGCTCTACAATGCACCCACCATATTGTACTACTAGGCTATGCTACTattaagttagccaaacttaaaatcataaacgacacagtaacaagcatcataggaagacgaggaaaactatggaggatactgttagacgcgttcaaatgtacagaggtcggactttcttacgtgtgcaataacatttcaacaacaatggctcctctgctctacATTAGACTGAGGAAAGACTtgtggtcaaactttcttacgtgtgcaataacatttcaataccaatggctcctctgctctacATTACACTGAGGCAAGACTTGCTCCTCgctgcaaggttcttgcaagttcaacaaagattgacaaagacaccaagacaacaaaaaacaaacagaaaccaaATGACCTGAGCTACACAGCGCTCAACAGATTGTAAGTGCAAGACTTGCTCCTTGTGCTGAAATTGTAATGGTTGTCACATGTACCTTCTTcagatttgtttcctttagggagccacataggtattcaaatttactacacacgcaagaaagtcccaGCATCGTAAATCTAACTAAGCCAaacacatctcatgttatacatGGAAACCTATTTCGTACGAGTACTTTCATTgcatccctaaaggaaacaaatagaattgaaacaaaacaatagaaaagcaaaagcaaaaacaatattctagacttgtttagatgaactcctcactgcatggttctttcaagttcaataaattttatcaaagacacgagttgacttcaacagagatcaaaggcactcatgaatgtttagcatattatagatcagatcaaagacaactagaaagaaaccTACAGCGAaaagcaaccaataggggctaCAAACtggctacaaaatgaccaaaggacctgagctacaccacgctcaatagagtttaactcacctaaggccttgtttggaggcgcatgtattcatctcaatccacatgtgttgaagtggattggagtggaattaaactaaattccatttgattccactccaacacatgtggattgaagtggatatgcatgcatccaaacaaggatgTCTATGTATTCGTCtctatccacatgtgttgaagtgaattagagtggaattaaactaaattccatttcattccactccaacacatgtggattgatgtggatacacatacatccaaacaaggcctgatataaagttcaacaaaagttaacaccatcatgcaaataagagttcacatattttgcaAGGGTGTCCCGTAGATCAAacttattcatgactactaatactactaatatgtcccatagatcaagggtcgaggtTGGCATGCAGGATCTTGTCCATGTCCACCTTCTGTATGACAACATTGGTGGCTGGCTCAAAACTCTCGATCAGATCAGCGATGCCATCATCCATCGAATGCGGTGGAAAACCCTGCTCCACCACATCGAGGTTCACCACTGTGCCAATCTGAAGCTGGGCAATAGCCAGCGCCATGGCAGCCCCCTAACAAATGACTTCAGTCACCATAGCTCAAATTTAGGCCAGCAGGGCTCAGGGGTGCTCCTCTACAGTGAACAGATTATCCACTTTTCTAATGGGGAAGGCCACATTACAGGAGGCTAGCACAAACATCTACAGGGTGTTGACCTGCGTGCTCAGTACCACAACAAGGTTCATCATGTGTTGGGCTTGCTGCTGGACGATTGCCAAGTCAGCTCGTGCCTAGGAGGCCAGATTCTTGGAAGCTTGAAGTGCGTCATGCGCAGCGTCTAGCTCACCACGCAGCATCTTGGCGTTTAGCCTGGTTGATGATAAATCTGCTTTGGCCTCacggtaatccttcaataattgatagTAGTTTACATCGTCTGAGGATTCACGCTCTTTTAACGATTCACCCACTTTAGAACCAGAGGGCTGTGCGGGGATAGATGGGCTTGGCGGTGGCAAGCGGTGACGGGATGACTCTCCAGCACCACCAGGGGAAAGCCCCATGACTTGGGATGGTGCCACCATGGAGGAAGTGCTGCACAATGCAAttcaagttcaagcccatataggataaggggaaGAGCAATCTAATTGAGAAGGCAAACAACTTTTACCAAACTAACCGATGCAGCATGGCACGGAATCACGGGTGTCTGCCTCCATCGGTGGATGCCTCATGGGGCTGCTTTCCGAGCATGACCGCGGACGAAGAACCGAGCACCGGGGCCAACAAGGCTTGGGACACCATCATGCCCATGAtcaattccaaatactagttaaattaaatagcatgaacacaaatactagtgtgaccattgctcgcatactctagttaaatgaagataaacaacatgaagaatggtgatgatccacctccaaAGGGGAACTGGCGGGTTAGAGAGCTGGCCAACGTGAGATCCATCTATCGGTGGAGGATTGCTAGCGTTGAAGGCCTCTAGGGACTCCACAATGATAGACGACCTAGTTCACTCTGCCATGGTCCTGGCAGGAGTCGGCAGCGGCgtagtagggtggaaggcaaaagctttggaatggaatcaagagctttggagagagaaggcagtaggtataaccttccctcttgCCCCTTGTCTCTACTGTTATAGTTTGTGGGTCATCGATCACTCCACGACAAAGATGTTTGCGTGGGTGGGCGGCGGGGCTTTGCCTTGTCACGCAATGCAACGAGCTAGGAGGTCACGTCCCCTACTGCAACAGGCTGCTGACGCCACCCACGCACGCACGCCTACACGAGAATACAAGAGCACGTCATCcgggtagtcaagattttagatggccagaccttgtgtgatcctataaagtataaagtttctgaataaaaataatccttgatgcatagttcttgcaagttcaacaaatcttatcaaatacacgaaaataagataagttgggttcaacacagattaaagacactcatgactactactactactactgatacaaatgttgtgactgagtgcactccgtaggcaatagttttactcatagctctgaACTGTATAGTGTCCGACGAGATCAAATGTGCCGTATTTGGACTTTCTTGCGAGCGCAGTAAAAtatgagagtgaagcgaatgcgttaggaaagctggacacaagaagtgattcgaaaaaaggagcttttgacatgcttgagacttgaatgactggtgcggttgtgattggtcttttctgtactttttTTATTCCAATCCAAGaagtcacaacagtcgaggggcagactaaagGCGTGTCTAGCtcggtcagatttacaatgctcgaaCTATCATAGGAACTCTAGGGCAAGTCAAGATAAATATTTTTTCCAACTGGTGTGCTTCGCCTCGGGTGCTGTCGCACTCCCTCAGGAACCTCAGCTAGTTGTACCAAAGAAGGCGTGTTCGACCGGAGATGTAGGAGTATTAACGTTCCCAAGCATACACTGATGAAAACAGAGCACGTCTCCTCCATTTATGTCGATGAGACGACATCAGTCTCAGCACTAGTTTTTACTATatgttagctcctccactgatgcccCAATAGTGTGTGCACTCCTTGCGTTTGTGACAACACTAGAAACACAAAAAAAGAAAGCCCCCCACGACAGGAGAACGAGAATAGAGACATACCAGCAAGGATTCCTTAAAACTATAAAGTTCCCTAGTTGACACAACGAGGCTCCAAGAATACATGGTAGGACCGAGCCACATTGACCtagagtgcatgaagatccttATTCCTAGATTGTATGCAGAAACATTAGTTAGTGCCCATTTTCTATGTGCTAAATCCGATCTACTAGGGTTTACCTTTGGGAAcaaacttgtccctctatctggCTATGTTGATCGTTGTGCACGCAAAAACTACTGGCTATAATGGCTTGGGCCATCGGAGGATGCCAGAAACTTGAGCTTTGTCTGGATGACGAGCAGAACCTGGCCTGGTGGAAGGTGGGGGTGTTCCCCAAAGGCGGTCACTTGTACCTCCGCTGGGGATGGAAGCACTTCGCCCTTAACCTCCAAGAtgggttctctcttgtattgcGATTTGATAGTCGGTCAGAGATTAACATCAAGGTCTTCGACCTTACCACCTGCCGCAAGCAGTACCCGCTCCACTTCAAGGCCGGTGGTAGTTAGCTCTCCCTGCCCATCGTAGAGCTGAGGAGTTTTGCAGTGATCctaaagaagtaccacctcaaagcaAGGTATTTGGTGAGCACTCGTGTGAGATGCAGAACATAACGATAATGTCGCAAGTTACTATTGTCCTCTTTGTCATCAGTCTTTTTTTGTGCGAGGTGAAGAATGTGCTAGTGGACTTCGAGTGAGCGCATGACTACAAGCAGTGGCGCATGGTCGAGCTGCAGATGGCTAGGCAGTCCTAGTTTGTGGGCTTGGAGAGGACCTGCACGAACAAAGTCTTGCGAGTGTCGTTCAAGTATGGGTGGGGCGCCTTCTACGCTAACAACAACCTCAACGTCGGCAACACCTGCATCTTCAGCGTGATCCACGAGGCCACCtgcaacaatgatgatgacaaggaacaggaggaggagctagaggacgATGAAACTCAGCTCAAGGTGGAGGTGTGCAAGACAAACGGCGGTGGAGGCGATAAACTCGGCGCAAGAGTTGACATGAtctatattttgttgtttcatcaatacTATTATCCGGCCTATCAAGATTTCTAAGTACCGAACTGTCttaggccctattgggatgaacTGTGACTAGTTAGCCATGTCTAAAACTTAGCCATGAGTTgttttattagtccatacctgtttgtatcgtgaactaattgttgggttctatggactagttggatggccCCTAATAGTTGCTATCATTGTATTTCGTTGTTCATCAACTTGCAGTGATCTAGATCGTCCATATTTCCTAGGGTCAGACTGTCTTAGGCTccagaaaatttcaacatctatatgCCCACGTCCTCCGATTAGAAAgggcgaacaccgttagtatactacaaatcagaaagagaaccagaaagagaactacaagcaaaagcaaccaacaggggctagacagagtttaacccacctaatacaaagttcaacaaaagttaacatagACATAGTGATTGCGTGGGTTAAACTTTGTTGAGCATGGtatagatcaggtcctttggtcttTTGGTAGCCGTTTTCTAGCccttgttggttggttttgcctgctggtttctttctggttctctttctgatatgtagtatggtaaatatgcataatggaattcatccaatcaagtctcccgtcgatctaatgcctaatggaggagccacatagctattcgaagtttactgcacacataagaaagtctgaccattgtaaatctgaccgggCTAGACACGTCTCATGTTATACAGGGAAACCTATTTCGTACTAGTATTTTCATTGAACTTGTCCGCGTGGATCGAGCTACCGCGTGTGGATGGCGGCGAGTCGGAGGGCTAGAGAGGCAGAGTGGCGCGATGTACATTGattgaggaggaggtggtggaggccaCCGAGTGGAGGCTATAGTAGGAGTCAAACAATGAGAGTGAGGCCCGACTTTGTACACATAGGGACGCAAGGGCTGGAACAGGCTTCTGATGCGAGTGCACCACGTTCAGCATTACTAGTATCTGAGTAATGACTATTTTAGTTGGGTCAGACCTTCTATCATCCGATGAACTATACAGTGTAGTCCTATCCAAGCAGTCATAGGCTCATagcagccgaggggcagcagctagctagagatggctacattacATGATTTCATAGGTTCTAATCATCTACACTCCCTCGGCTGTGTTTGAAGCTGCTGCTTCAGGATTCATGCTTGCAGCCATAGACGGTGTAGCTCCTATTTGTAGCACAGCCGATTAggcaaaagttctactcatagctgtacaagagttacatgtctAGCCTGTTCAAATTTATGCTGCTCGAACTATCAGGCGAGCATATGGTTTACAAGAAACAAGTAAACGTTAT
Above is a genomic segment from Miscanthus floridulus cultivar M001 chromosome 3, ASM1932011v1, whole genome shotgun sequence containing:
- the LOC136543104 gene encoding uncharacterized protein; this encodes MEEAPNKRNALASLMEDVVFKILRCLLTCSLFYCKCVCRSWKDLISDPNNHKKLPQTMVSFFNDSENDNQNFTSVVRGVRPCSLEFLPFNIDNVALLDCCNGLILC